A stretch of Salvelinus alpinus chromosome 4, SLU_Salpinus.1, whole genome shotgun sequence DNA encodes these proteins:
- the LOC139572677 gene encoding uncharacterized protein, protein MVPPALKLIMVLPALKLIMVPPALKLIMVLPAPKLIMVPSALKLIMVLPALKLIMVPPALKLIMVLPALKLIMVLPALKLIMVLPALKLIMVPPALKLIMVPPALKLITVPPALKLIMVLPALKLIMVLPALKLIMVPPALKLIMVPPALKLIMVLPALKLIMVPPALKLIMVLPALKMIMVPPALKLIMVLPALKLIMVPPALKLIMVPPALKLIMVPSALKLIMVPPALKMIMVPPALKLIMVLPAPKLIMVPSWCLQL, encoded by the coding sequence ATGGTGCCTCCAGCTCTGAAGCTGATCATGGTGCTCCCAGCTCTGAAGCTGATCATGGTGCCTCCAGCTCTGAAGCTGATCATGGTGCTCCCAGCTCCAAAGCTGATCATGGTGCCCTCAGCTCTGAAGCTGATCATGGTGCTCCCAGCTCTAAAGCTGATCATGGTGCCTCCAGCTCTGAAGCTGATCATGGTGCTCCCAGCTCTGAAGCTGATCATGGTGCTCCCAGCTCTGAAGCTGATCATGGTGCTCCCAGCTCTGAAGCTGATCATGGTGCCTCCAGCTCTGAAGCTGATCATGGTGCCTCCAGCTCTAAAGCTGATCACGGTGCCTCCAGCTCTGAAGCTGATCATGGTGCTCCCAGCTCTGAAGCTGATCATGGTGCTCCCAGCTCTGAAGCTGATCATGGTGCCTCCAGCTCTGAAGCTGATCATGGTGCCTCCAGCTCTGAAGCTGATCATGGTGCTCCCAGCTCTGAAGCTGATCATGGTGCCTCCAGCTCTGAAGCTGATCATGGTGCTCCCAGCTCTAAAGATGATCATGGTGCCTCCAGCTCTGAAGCTGATCATGGTGCTCCCAGCTCTGAAGCTGATCATGGTGCCTCCAGCTCTGAAGCTGATCATGGTGCCTCCAGCTCTGAAGCTGATCATGGTGCCCTCAGCTCTAAAGCTGATCATGGTGCCTCCAGCTCTAAAGATGATCATGGTGCCTCCAGCTCTGAAGCTGATCATGGTGCTCCCAGCTCCAAAGCTGATCATGGTGCCCTCATGGTGCCTCCAGCTCTGA
- the LOC139572676 gene encoding uncharacterized protein yields MVPPALKLIMVPPALKLIMVPPALKLIMVPPALKLIMVPPALKLIMVPPALKLIMVPPALKMIMVLPALKLIMVPPALKLIMVPPALKLIMVLPALKLIMVPPALKLIMVLPALKLIMVLPALKLIMVLPALKLIMVPPALKLIMVPPALKLIMVPPALKLIMVLPALKLIMVLPALKLIMVLPALKLIMVPPALKLIMVLPALKLIMVPPALKLIMVLPALKMIMVPPALKLIMVLPALKLIMVPPALKLIMVPPALKLIMVPSALKLIMVPPALKMIMVPPALKLIMVLPAPKLIMVPSWCLQL; encoded by the coding sequence ATGGTGCCTCCAGCTCTGAAGCTGATCATGGTGCCTCCAGCTCTGAAGCTGATCATGGTGCCTCCAGCTCTGAAGCTGATCATGGTGCCTCCAGCTCTGAAGCTGATCATGGTGCCTCCAGCTCTGAAGCTGATCATGGTGCCTCCAGCTCTGAAGCTGATCATGGTGCCTCCAGCTCTGAAGATGATCATGGTGCTCCCAGCTCTGAAGCTGATCATGGTGCCTCCAGCTCTGAAGCTGATCATGGTGCCTCCAGCTCTGAAGCTGATCATGGTGCTCCCAGCTCTAAAGCTGATCATGGTGCCTCCAGCTCTGAAGCTGATCATGGTGCTCCCAGCTCTGAAGCTGATCATGGTGCTCCCAGCTCTGAAGCTGATCATGGTGCTCCCAGCTCTGAAGCTGATCATGGTGCCTCCAGCTCTGAAGCTGATCATGGTGCCTCCAGCTCTAAAGCTGATCATGGTGCCTCCAGCTCTGAAGCTGATCATGGTGCTCCCAGCTCTGAAGCTGATCATGGTGCTCCCAGCTCTGAAGCTGATCATGGTGCTCCCAGCTCTGAAGCTGATCATGGTGCCTCCAGCTCTGAAGCTGATCATGGTGCTCCCAGCTCTGAAGCTGATCATGGTGCCTCCAGCTCTGAAGCTGATCATGGTGCTCCCAGCTCTAAAGATGATCATGGTGCCTCCAGCTCTGAAGCTGATCATGGTGCTCCCAGCTCTGAAGCTGATCATGGTGCCTCCAGCTCTGAAGCTGATCATGGTGCCTCCAGCTCTGAAGCTGATCATGGTGCCCTCAGCTCTAAAGCTGATCATGGTGCCTCCAGCTCTAAAGATGATCATGGTGCCTCCAGCTCTGAAGCTGATCATGGTGCTCCCAGCTCCAAAGCTGATCATGGTGCCCTCATGGTGCCTCCAGCTCTGA